Below is a genomic region from Erigeron canadensis isolate Cc75 chromosome 7, C_canadensis_v1, whole genome shotgun sequence.
AAGGCATGCTTGAGGATCGCAAGGAACCCTTGCGATTATCAAAGAACCCGACGACATCTAGCAATATGGAAGCAAATGGGGGCTGCTACCCAAGCCCAACATTCCTACAAATGCTCCATACATGACAAACGTGGTCctagtatttttaatttttattttctattttctctTTATTTACATTTAATTCTGTACCGACATATCCCTAAACGACTACAGAGTAGATTTTTTGTCCCAGTTGCATTTTAAAGCCCTAGACCGCATCGCAAGCCCCTTTTCTCCCCAACCCCAAATCGCCACCTCCAATCACCACCCACGTCCACCACCATCTGCCTACGTCTGCCATAATCACCACCCACATCGGCCACCACGTTTCTCCCACTCCAAATTGCTCCCATCATCAGTACCTAGGTCGGCACCAATTGCATCGCCAGCATCACTAGCCACTTCCTCCACCACTCTCCATCCCAAATCGTTGTGTGGTAAGTTTCTCTTCTTCCATTATTCTTATGTACCACTTATTACTTAATAAATTTGTATATCTATTTCTTTTTCCATAGCTTGATTAGTTACATGTGGTATGAACGAATTATATGTTGAATTAAACATTCAGATTTCGatgaatatataaaatgttcacattaagtgttttattaattaattgatggACTTTTTCCAAATGATGGACTTTTATGTGGCTGAGTTGGATTTTTTAGTTGTATTTAGCATGTCATTCTAAGTGATCAAGGATCATAGCAAATTCTTTAGGACTGGGGACTTGGTTGGACGTGGTGCTTGGAATTCAGTGGGTCATAGGAGGAAATTCACATGGAGGCTTGAAAATCGTTTAGGGTGGAAGGATCTACTTTAAAAGGGAAAGAAAATTGGATTTTGTATCAAAAGCAAGAAGGTTCAATTTGGGAATCATGTCGCCTTATAGTTTACTCTCGAGGAGAGACTGAGCCACCTTGTCATTTACCTATTTTCCTAGAAGTCACAAATTTACAAAATACTAATAGTTACTGGGTTTGTTTTATGAGCTATCATTTTTCAGTTGTCAGCCAAAAGGTGCAGGACGAATCCGTTACAAAGGAATCACAAAATCACTATTTGAAATGTGCAAAACTGGATGCTTCAGTGAGCATGTGTGTGAAGGAAAAACAAAAAGCTACGTTATTTCCAATACATATAGAAGATACAACTCATAAGCAAGTAGTTACCAATGGGGAAAACAAGCATTGGTCATGGTTGTGGGAGGAAACgcataaatatatgatatttacaGAAGTATAGGTTGCAGACAAACTTTTTGAGTTTTGTGACTTTCAAGTTGCAAAAGAAACCGATGTATACAGCTAGTCCTGCTAGTTACTTTGAGGAGACAATGACTTTTTGGTGTAAGGCTCCTGGCGTCTTTTTAAGTGCAGACTATTATTCATCAGCCATTGACATGTGGTCTGTTGGTCTGTTTTATGTGCACAAACAAACAATAGTATAAGATGCAATGATGTTTATAAACCTTCTTCTGATACCTAGGTATGGAAGTGGTGATCAGTGGTCTGCTTTGCTGTAAAGATCATTGATGTCACCATTGGAGCAGACCGTTTTAATTCTTTAACGTCGTAAGatttgttattgttactaaAGATGATGATTTACGCTTTGTTATTGTATCAGTAATAATAATCACTATGAATTGGCTCGGTATGATATACTTATAACTTGATCATGTATTTGTAGGCACGAGCCACACTTTCCCCGACCCCTAAAAACAGATAATGGAAGAAGAAAGTCAAGAAGCTCCACCACCTAAGGTTAGTTTAgttatatttgtattattacGGCAAACATATCATTCTTTTTTCCTTTACAACAATACTCGTATTTATTGTTAACTACTATTTTCATATATGGATTGAATCGATTAATAACATGGTTTTTTATTGTCTTTTAGGAATACATTTCGTCTTCGTTGACTTTGAGGACTAGAATGAACATAGTTAATGAAATTGCAAGGGCTCTTACACCAAGACAGAAAGAATTGTTTCAGGGTACTTGTTTTGGCCCATGGTTGCAATTACAACAAACGAGAGGAGACCCAGCTTTGACTCATCTATTTTTGCAATTACAACCAATCGGGATCCAACGTGGTGAACAGGAGTTCTGGTTCTATTTTCCACCATTTCACTATGCTCGATTTGGACGTGAAGAGTTTTGCTTAGTGACCGGCCTACGGTTCGGGCGTCATGACTCATTCGGTCCATACATCCAGAATATCCACGGCCCATTATGGGTATTTAATGTTTTTCCAGGCTACAATAGGGGTGGTGAAGGTCTGAAAGTGTCTGATTTCGAGAAAGTGTTGCAAGAAGGTCCTTCAGGTAGGTTGAGTGATATTGATTTTGTTCGACTATGCGTTATATTGCTTGTCGAGGTCGGCTTTACTGGAAAACAATCAACCCAACTTGTTAGTCCCGATATGTTATCATTGGCTGAAAATATGGAAGCATGGAACATGTTTCCATGGGGTTCATACCTCTGGTGAAAGGTATATGAACAACTATCCGGTAGTCAGGCAAAGCTTAAGGAAGCAGAGGGCCGTAAATACACTTATTTATAAGTGATAGATATACTTATTTATATTGGTATATGTATTCTTAATATTGATGGAGATTATGCCGATTGATGATGTAAGTGATAGATATACTTATTTATATTGGTATATGTATTCTTAATATTTGAAGTCGACTTAGAATATATTGTTGATATGTTGATGGTTTGTGGATGGGCCACAACTGACATTGATACCCACAGAGGGTGAGGCGGCGAGTGATTGGTGGCAAGCTAGTAAACGCTTTTTTGATGGGGTTGATGACGAGGATTCCCCAGCATTTCAGGTTCAAGGTTCTGATCCACCCCAGCACTGAGATGTATCACCACCTTCTCAACATAATCGTCAACCCAATTCTCCACCATCATCTTTTCTTCACCGTGATCAACCCAATTctccaccatcatcatctcccACAAGACCAGAAAAGATGCCATGCATGCATTATCTTCCTCTCTCTCCACAAGGCAATCATGTGACATCCACTGACCCCGAGATACGTGCTTTGCGGGACGACTTACGATCTTTACAGAACGAGGTGATTGCTTTACGACCATTACGGGACGAGGTGCGTTCTTTGCGAGAGAAGGTTTGTGCTTTGGAGGCGAATGTCACTGCTCTACAGTCGCTAGAC
It encodes:
- the LOC122607447 gene encoding uncharacterized protein LOC122607447 codes for the protein MEEESQEAPPPKEYISSSLTLRTRMNIVNEIARALTPRQKELFQGTCFGPWLQLQQTRGDPALTHLFLQLQPIGIQRGEQEFWFYFPPFHYARFGREEFCLVTGLRFGRHDSFGPYIQNIHGPLWVFNVFPGYNRGGEGLKVSDFEKVLQEGPSGRLSDIDFVRLCVILLVEVGFTGKQSTQLVSPDMLSLAENMEAWNMFPWGSYLW